One stretch of Chlamydia abortus DNA includes these proteins:
- a CDS encoding ABC transporter ATP-binding protein → MTNLITIKNLSIAIRKQVILNDINLDLKKGECLTVVGASGSGKSSLALAILGLMQPNQGTITFHVDPKTPKAKTVQIVWQDIHSSLNPTMSVEDLILEPLHIIGTYSKEKQKEKILSVLRLVNLPLSVLRLKPHKLSGGQKQRVAIAKALVCEPDLLICDEPISALDTLNQSLILELFQTIKQQCESTLLFITHDMSAAYYIANTIAVMDKGSLVEYAPREKIFTDPKHQKTQELLDAIPLFSLEDTECNHSYTSHEKVLI, encoded by the coding sequence ATGACTAACTTAATTACTATAAAGAATCTATCCATTGCCATTAGGAAGCAAGTCATTCTCAATGACATTAACCTAGACCTCAAAAAAGGAGAATGTCTGACTGTTGTCGGTGCGAGTGGTTCAGGAAAGTCGTCTCTAGCTTTGGCCATTTTAGGACTCATGCAGCCCAATCAAGGGACAATTACCTTTCACGTTGACCCTAAAACACCCAAGGCAAAAACCGTACAAATTGTCTGGCAAGACATACACTCGAGCTTAAATCCTACAATGAGTGTTGAAGACCTCATTTTAGAACCTCTCCATATCATAGGCACCTACTCTAAAGAAAAACAAAAAGAAAAAATCCTGAGTGTCTTACGTCTCGTTAACTTACCTTTATCAGTATTACGATTAAAACCTCATAAGCTGAGTGGAGGCCAAAAACAACGCGTGGCAATTGCAAAAGCTTTAGTTTGTGAGCCTGATCTCCTTATTTGCGACGAGCCCATATCCGCTCTAGACACCCTAAATCAATCACTCATCTTAGAACTTTTCCAAACAATAAAACAGCAATGTGAAAGCACTCTTCTATTCATTACCCACGACATGTCAGCAGCATACTATATTGCAAACACCATTGCTGTTATGGATAAAGGATCTCTTGTAGAATACGCACCTAGAGAAAAAATTTTCACCGATCCTAAACATCAAAAAACCCAAGAACTTTTGGATGCTATCCCCCTATTTTCCCTAGAAGATACCGAATGTAACCATAGCTATACGTCTCATGAGAAAGTACTCATTTAA
- a CDS encoding ABC transporter permease produces the protein MFRYIKKRLVFNLLSLWIILTLTFLVMKTIPGDPFNDESSNTLSQETLQILKSRYGLNKPLYQQYIHYLKSLVTLDFGNSLVYKDRSVTSIIATAFPASAILGLESLLLSISGGISLGTLAALRKKKQGRYILLSSILQISIPAFVLATMLQYIFAVKIPIFPIACWGNFSHTILPSLALAIAPMAFITQLTFSSVSSVLNKDYVLLAYAKGLSPIKVILKHILPYAVFPTISYAAFLVTTVMTGTFAIENIFCIPGLGKWFVCSIKQRDYPVTLGLSVFYGAFFMLASLLSDLIQAIIDPQLRYSYKEADKKVSFSQESEHL, from the coding sequence ATGTTCCGTTATATAAAGAAACGCCTGGTATTTAACTTGCTTTCTTTATGGATTATCCTAACCCTAACTTTCCTCGTCATGAAAACCATTCCCGGTGACCCATTTAATGATGAAAGTAGCAACACCCTGTCACAAGAAACTCTACAGATCCTGAAGTCCCGCTACGGATTAAATAAGCCCCTATATCAGCAGTACATTCATTATCTCAAATCCTTAGTCACTTTAGATTTTGGGAACTCCCTTGTTTACAAAGATCGTAGCGTAACGAGCATTATCGCCACAGCATTTCCAGCCTCAGCAATTTTAGGACTTGAAAGTCTCCTACTTTCGATTTCGGGAGGCATATCCCTAGGAACTCTGGCGGCATTAAGAAAGAAAAAACAAGGACGCTATATCCTTCTTTCTTCTATTTTACAGATTTCCATTCCAGCTTTTGTTTTAGCTACCATGCTGCAGTATATTTTCGCAGTAAAAATCCCCATTTTCCCCATTGCTTGCTGGGGAAATTTCTCCCACACGATTTTGCCGTCCCTGGCTTTAGCCATAGCGCCGATGGCCTTCATCACACAATTAACTTTCTCATCCGTCTCTTCAGTCTTAAATAAAGACTATGTGTTGCTCGCCTATGCTAAAGGACTCTCTCCAATAAAAGTGATACTTAAACACATTCTTCCCTACGCCGTGTTTCCTACCATTTCCTACGCTGCATTTCTTGTAACTACGGTGATGACAGGAACATTCGCTATAGAGAATATTTTCTGCATACCAGGTTTAGGAAAATGGTTCGTCTGTAGTATTAAACAGCGCGATTATCCAGTAACCCTGGGATTATCAGTATTTTATGGAGCTTTCTTTATGTTAGCTTCCCTACTTTCAGATCTCATACAAGCCATAATAGATCCTCAGCTGCGCTATTCCTATAAAGAAGCTGATAAAAAAGTGAGTTTCTCTCAAGAAAGTGAACATCTCTAA
- a CDS encoding ABC transporter permease, which produces MDIPLNSSQPTLWQRMTGNTMFMVGASLLTTLIIGAVLLPWIYPNYEQTSLEYTLQSPGSMFPFGTDSLGRCMLARTVQGLRLSLLIAVTATLIDVFVGLFWSTVALSSGKKVAFLMMRMTEILFSIPRIPVIILLLVIFDHGILPLILAMTLTGWIPIARIIYGQFLLLENKEFVLSAKTMNASTFHILRKHLLPNTLTPIISTLIFTIPGAIYTEAFISFLGLGIQPPQASLGTLVKEGINAIDYYPWLFFFPSFFMITLSISFNLIGEGAKALFIEENSHG; this is translated from the coding sequence ATGGACATTCCTTTAAACTCTTCTCAACCCACTCTATGGCAACGTATGACAGGAAATACCATGTTTATGGTAGGAGCTTCATTGCTAACCACCTTAATCATAGGAGCTGTTCTTCTTCCATGGATTTACCCTAATTACGAACAGACATCTCTAGAATACACCCTACAATCACCGGGAAGTATGTTTCCTTTTGGGACCGATTCTCTAGGGCGTTGCATGCTAGCAAGAACGGTTCAAGGTTTACGCCTGTCCCTGCTTATTGCGGTTACGGCCACCCTTATCGATGTCTTCGTAGGACTGTTTTGGTCTACAGTAGCATTATCTTCAGGGAAAAAAGTGGCTTTCCTCATGATGCGCATGACGGAAATCTTATTTTCCATTCCTAGAATCCCCGTCATTATTCTTCTTCTTGTGATTTTTGATCACGGAATCCTTCCTTTGATTCTTGCTATGACACTGACGGGGTGGATACCTATAGCACGCATTATCTACGGACAATTTTTATTATTAGAAAATAAAGAATTTGTGCTTTCCGCAAAGACGATGAATGCCTCTACATTTCACATTCTCAGAAAACATTTACTTCCTAACACGCTCACTCCGATCATCTCCACATTGATCTTCACTATTCCTGGAGCCATTTATACAGAAGCGTTTATTAGTTTTTTAGGTTTAGGTATCCAACCTCCTCAAGCCAGTCTAGGAACATTAGTCAAAGAAGGTATCAACGCTATTGACTACTACCCATGGTTATTTTTCTTTCCCTCATTTTTCATGATTACACTCTCGATAAGCTTTAACCTCATCGGGGAAGGAGCAAAAGCACTATTCATCGAGGAAAATTCTCATGGCTGA
- a CDS encoding ABC transporter ATP-binding protein, translated as MADTLLNIQNLTIASNNPRRLLIDNLSLSIKKRHSLALVGENGSGKTTITKAILGFLPDNCEILEGNIFFENTNLKTLSYKKFQKIRGKKIATVLQNALGSLTPSMRIGAQIVETLRQHNPITKKEAYAKALELLTSVCIPNPERCFHLYPFELSGGMRQRTVIAISLASSPELILADEPTTALDSVSQAQILRILRKVHKEHHTAMLLVTHNLALVTELCDDIAIIKDGQLVETGSVKEIFSSPQHPYTKRLLKAVSKIPLTACSSPILKAKLENLRNTDTPQTIYD; from the coding sequence ATGGCTGATACCTTACTCAACATACAAAATCTTACGATAGCCTCAAACAATCCACGTAGATTGCTCATAGATAATCTCAGCCTTTCCATTAAAAAACGGCATAGCCTAGCGTTAGTTGGTGAAAATGGCTCAGGAAAAACAACAATTACTAAAGCGATTCTAGGTTTCCTTCCAGATAACTGTGAAATCTTAGAAGGAAATATCTTCTTTGAAAATACGAATTTAAAAACCCTGTCCTATAAAAAATTTCAAAAGATCCGCGGGAAGAAAATAGCGACAGTACTGCAAAATGCCCTTGGATCTCTTACGCCATCTATGCGTATAGGAGCACAAATTGTAGAAACCTTACGACAACATAATCCCATCACAAAAAAAGAAGCGTATGCAAAAGCTTTAGAATTACTCACAAGCGTATGTATCCCGAATCCTGAACGATGTTTTCACCTTTATCCTTTTGAATTAAGTGGAGGTATGCGACAACGTACCGTAATTGCGATATCTCTTGCGAGCTCTCCTGAACTTATTCTTGCTGATGAGCCAACAACAGCTCTGGATTCTGTGTCTCAGGCTCAGATATTACGTATATTGCGTAAAGTGCATAAAGAACATCATACCGCCATGTTGTTAGTTACGCATAATCTCGCTTTAGTCACAGAACTTTGTGATGACATCGCCATTATTAAAGATGGCCAACTTGTAGAAACAGGCAGTGTAAAAGAGATCTTCTCTTCTCCACAGCACCCTTATACAAAACGTCTTCTGAAAGCTGTATCAAAAATTCCCCTAACTGCTTGCTCTTCGCCTATTTTAAAGGCAAAGCTCGAAAATTTAAGAAATACAGATACTCCACAGACAATATATGACTAA
- a CDS encoding peptide ABC transporter substrate-binding protein: MHKFLTPILSVILFLGISSLCTSCYRHTSKHQNSLKIAMSHDPMSLDPRSACLSKDISIAQALYEGLVRERSAGPELALAQYYTVSNDQTVYTFYLKEASWSNGDPVTAYDFEESIKQIHKLEVACSSNFLLSVIKNSHAVMSKQMPVDTLGIRAVNASQLEITLEKPLPHFLEILAYPIFFPVHKSLREFSASRGTKLPNITNGPFLIEDYQPQNKLIIKKNPLYHDKHAVHLDTITFQIVPDTHTATQLLQKNLIDWVGSPWSSPISKEDQHHIPKDKLHNYPVLGTTALICNLKHSPTNSLALRKALAYAIDKTTLLQFISHGKVAEHFLPPELSQLPKQSYQSPEERKELARAYFKEAEKELSPKCIAELLIIYPLESACLNAIVQEIQQQIKNVLGIHVPIQGMEYHCFLDKRRRGDFTLATGRWIADYPRPTSFLSILGNLKNDEPTKSLTKWENTQYNRILTTLLSKDETMKDQIIAEELIEEDLPIIPLYHFEYTYAANPKIQNSYTSLLGHIDLKEAEISK; encoded by the coding sequence ATGCACAAATTCCTAACCCCCATTCTATCGGTTATTCTATTTCTGGGAATTTCATCGCTATGCACAAGTTGCTATAGACATACTTCTAAACACCAGAACTCTCTAAAAATAGCGATGAGCCACGATCCTATGTCTTTAGACCCGAGAAGTGCTTGCCTAAGTAAAGATATCTCTATAGCCCAAGCTCTCTATGAAGGTCTTGTGAGGGAACGTTCTGCAGGTCCTGAGCTCGCTCTTGCACAGTATTACACAGTATCCAACGACCAAACAGTCTATACTTTTTATCTTAAAGAGGCTTCATGGAGTAATGGAGATCCTGTAACTGCTTATGATTTCGAAGAATCCATAAAACAAATTCATAAGCTCGAAGTGGCTTGCTCATCAAATTTTCTTCTCAGTGTGATTAAAAATTCGCATGCTGTGATGAGTAAACAGATGCCTGTGGACACCTTGGGAATTCGCGCAGTCAATGCATCGCAATTGGAAATTACCCTAGAAAAACCTCTTCCCCACTTTTTAGAGATTCTTGCCTATCCGATTTTCTTCCCTGTCCACAAATCCCTCAGGGAATTTTCTGCCTCAAGAGGAACCAAACTCCCTAATATCACAAATGGCCCTTTTCTCATTGAAGATTACCAACCTCAAAACAAACTGATCATTAAGAAAAATCCCCTGTATCACGATAAACACGCGGTGCATCTCGATACCATCACTTTCCAAATTGTACCGGACACACATACAGCCACACAACTTCTGCAAAAAAATCTCATTGACTGGGTGGGTTCCCCATGGAGTTCTCCCATTTCTAAAGAAGACCAACACCATATCCCGAAAGATAAGTTGCACAATTACCCCGTGCTAGGAACAACAGCTCTCATATGTAACCTAAAACATAGCCCAACGAATAGCTTAGCACTACGCAAAGCCCTCGCCTATGCCATTGATAAAACTACCTTACTGCAGTTTATCAGCCATGGAAAGGTCGCCGAACATTTCCTACCGCCAGAACTCTCACAACTCCCTAAACAATCTTATCAATCACCAGAAGAACGTAAAGAATTAGCACGCGCGTATTTTAAAGAAGCTGAAAAAGAACTGTCACCCAAATGTATCGCAGAATTATTGATCATTTATCCTTTGGAATCTGCATGTCTGAACGCTATTGTTCAAGAGATACAACAGCAAATCAAAAACGTTCTAGGGATTCATGTCCCTATCCAAGGCATGGAATATCATTGCTTTTTAGATAAAAGACGTCGCGGAGACTTTACCCTAGCTACCGGAAGATGGATAGCAGACTATCCAAGGCCAACATCGTTCCTTTCCATCCTCGGCAATCTTAAAAATGACGAGCCAACAAAGTCACTAACAAAATGGGAAAATACCCAATACAATCGTATCCTAACGACTTTACTTTCAAAAGATGAAACAATGAAAGATCAAATCATCGCTGAAGAGCTCATCGAAGAAGATCTTCCTATTATTCCTCTTTACCATTTTGAATATACTTACGCAGCTAACCCTAAAATTCAAAACTCCTACACCTCATTGCTCGGACATATCGACCTGAAAGAAGCAGAGATTTCAAAATAA
- a CDS encoding DUF1186 domain-containing protein, protein MTMEISHILEDLAYDEGILPREAIEAAIVKHAQITPYLLQILEDATERVPELINDGSYQGHLYAMYLLAQFRETRALPLIIKLFSYSDDTPHAIAGDVLTEDLSRILASVCDDESLIKELIESPGINPYVKAAGISSLVHLVGIKKISREATIRYFGELLNYRLEKIRSFAWDSLIAAICALYPGELFYPISKAFDAGLVDITFISMEDVINIINEETIESCLQELLSSPELINDTLEEMEKWLEDFPIEP, encoded by the coding sequence TTGACGATGGAAATTTCTCATATCTTGGAAGACCTCGCTTACGATGAAGGGATACTTCCCAGAGAGGCTATAGAAGCTGCGATCGTCAAACATGCACAAATCACTCCCTACCTGCTGCAAATTCTTGAAGACGCTACAGAACGCGTGCCAGAGTTAATCAACGACGGCAGCTATCAAGGGCATCTTTATGCTATGTATTTGCTAGCACAGTTTCGAGAAACTCGAGCTCTTCCATTAATTATTAAGCTCTTTTCTTACTCTGATGATACACCTCATGCCATTGCTGGTGATGTGCTTACTGAAGATCTCTCAAGGATCCTTGCCAGCGTATGTGATGATGAATCTTTAATTAAAGAGCTTATCGAATCCCCAGGCATTAATCCTTATGTAAAAGCCGCAGGAATTTCTAGTCTTGTGCATCTTGTAGGAATAAAAAAAATCTCTAGAGAGGCAACTATCCGTTATTTTGGAGAACTGCTAAACTACAGATTAGAAAAAATTCGTTCTTTTGCTTGGGATAGTCTCATTGCTGCTATATGCGCTTTGTATCCCGGGGAATTATTCTACCCGATTAGCAAAGCTTTTGATGCCGGTCTTGTAGATATAACTTTCATAAGCATGGAAGATGTAATAAATATCATAAATGAAGAAACTATTGAGTCCTGTCTTCAGGAACTTTTGTCCTCACCAGAACTCATTAACGACACCCTAGAAGAAATGGAAAAATGGCTCGAAGATTTTCCTATAGAGCCTTAA